From Gammaproteobacteria bacterium:
CCGGGACGTGATCGCGATACCGTGCCGCGACATCGTCGTCGCAGGCCTGCGACGGCGGCGAGAACTCGAGGTCCGGACGGTGATCCCACTGCTGCGTCAACGTGGCCGGCCGCTCGAGATACACCGGGTCTTCGACGGTGATCTCGTAGCGCAGCCGCAGGCGGTCATCCGTGAGTGACAGCCGTTCGACGGTGTGCTTGGCGGGGCTCGACGGCACGTTCCCGCCGAGGCCGGAGGGGTTCGGCTCGTAGGCGATCGTATCGATGACGAGCGTGTCTCCTTCCCACCAGCCGACCGAGTGCCCGTGGCGCGAGGGTTGGACGTCGGCCGGGTGCTCGGCGTTCATATATACCGTGCGTATGACATGGTCGCCCGAGTTCTCGAAGTGAATCACGACCTCGTCTTCTCCGATCGTGATCGAGCGCAGCTCGTCGAGCGCCGCGAGGAACGGGACGGGCTCTACGAAGCAGAGCCCGTCGGCGGCCATCTTCGCCTGCGCGGCACGGGCTTCCGCCGTGAGCGGGAAGCGCGCCATCGCGCCGAAAGCGGCGGTCAGCGCCTGGCGGGACGGCGCCCATTTGCCCTCGAGGCTTTCGGCCGGCGTCAGCGTGCGATTCCGCCTGCTCGCCGCATAAAACGGATGTATTTCGCCGTCCTCCGTCGTGACGTCGAGAATGCGGACTTGCTTGCCCCAGCCGCCGCGATTGGGGTTGGCGCGCATCACGACGTGCGTGCCGGGCTGGAGCGCCTCCCGGCGCAGGCCGTCGACTCGCGCCTGCGTGATCGCGAGGCCTTCGCCTTCGACGAGCGCCGGCTTGCCGTCCGGGCCTATGGTCTCGACGATCAGGTACATGTGTGGGTTCACCCAGTCGAACCGCGCGACGGTCCCTTCGATCAGTATCTCCTTCGACTGATCGAACATCGCCTGGCTGTGATGAGCGAACGCGGGCGTGAAGAAAGGCACGGCCGCCGCGAGGATACCGAGAGCCGCGGATTGGAGTTTCATGGCGAACCCTCTACCGGACAGTTTCGAAAATGATAATGACTTCCCTGGCGACCCGGCAAACTCATCGCAGTCGGCTCAGGGGCATACCGGCCGGCAGGTGGGCAGTGCCGAATCGTGACGCAGTTCCGTTGAACCCGCGCCGCACGAGTGCATTATTGCAATAATGCAGACGGCCACGAGGCGCACGATTTGTTCACCCTGAAGCCGCACTCCGGGGTACCGATCTATCGGCAGCTGCTCGAGCAGATTCGCCGCATGGTTGCGAGCGGGCAGCTCGAGCCCGGGACGGAGCTGCCGTCCATCCGGGAGCTTGCCCTCAAGCATACGATCAATCCGATGACGGTCTCGAAGGTGTACACGCTGCTCGAGGCCGAGGGCGTGCTCGAGCGCCACCGCGGCAAGCCGATGACCGTCGCCGCGCAGCGCAAGAGCCAGGTGCCGCTCGCGGCACGGCTGAAGCAGCTCGACCCGCAGCTCGACGCGCTGGTGCTTGCGGCGCGTCAGCTCGAGATCGGCGTGGAAGAGGCCGTCGAGGCGCTCAAAGCCAAGTGGGAGGTGAACGATGACCGGGCAGCACGTAGCCGCGCGCGGCCTAAGCAAGTCCTTTAGCGGCAAGGCCGTCCTCGAGGACGTGTCGTTCGAGATCGAGCCCGGCGACGTCGTCGGCGTGCTCGGCAAGAACGGCGCGGGCAAGACGACGTTGCTCGAGCTGATCCTCGGCTTCACGCCGGCGAGCGCCGGCACCGTCACGGTCTTCGGCCACGAGAGCTACCGGATGCCGGCCTCGGTCAAGGCACGCGTCGGGTTCGTTCCGCAGCAGGACGAGCTCGTGAATCAGCTCACGGCTGCGGACCAGGTGCGGGTCATTCGTTCCTTCTACGAGCATTGGGACGACGAGCTCATCGGCCGGCTCATGGCGAAGTGGGAGATCGATCCCGCCGAGCGCATCAAGCGCATGTCGATCGGGCAGCGGCAGAAGCTTTCGATCCTGCTCGCGCTCGGGCATCGTCCGGATCTGCTCTTGCTCGACGAGCCGGTCGCGAGTCTCGACCCGATCGCGCGGCGGCACTTTCTCGAGCAGATCGTCGATATCGCGGCCGACGGCACGCGCTCGGTCGTGTTTTCGTCGCACATCGTTTCCGACATCGAGCGGCTCGCGAACAAGATCTGGATTCTCAAGGATCGCCGCCTCCGTTGGCGCGGCGACTTCGACGATCTCAAGGACTCGATCGTGCGGTTGCACGTGAGGAGCTCGCAACCGATTGCGCGCTCATGGGCGATTCCCAATGCGTTACACGTCGAGTACGCGGAGCACCACGCGACGGCGATCGTGTACGACTGGAGCGACGACCTCCACGACGAGATTGCGCGGCTTACCGGCGCCGCGCTCGAGCCCGAGCCGCTGACGCTCGAGGACATCTTTCTGGAGCTGCATCGATGACGGCCATCGTGCGACTCGTCTGGACTTACTTCACCGGCACCCGGCTCGGCCGCTGGCTTTCACTCGCCGGGCTCTCGGCCATGATGGTCGGCAACATCGGTGCGGCGCTCGCGCCGAGCTGGACGCTCGACCCCACCGGCCGGTTGGACGCGCAAGGTAGCTTCTTCGTCTTTCTACCGTGGCCCGCGGTGATCGCCGTGCTCTTCGCGAGCGCGCTGATGCCGGTCATGCTCGATCGCATGATGCGCGGGCGGAGGCTTGGCGTGCTGCCGCACGGCAGGCTGCGGCTGCTCGCGAGCGCCGTCGGCACGGCCGCGTCGATCTCGCTCGCGACGGCCGGCACGGCCGTGCTCGCGTTCTACCGGTTCCCGATCGAGATCTCCTTCGCGGCGGTCTTCGTGCGAACCTTTGCGGTGGCCTTCACGACGTTCGGGTTCACGTATCTCGCGTTGTGGATGCTCGGCAAGATGCGCGGCGGCACGGGCCTGCTCGCGGCCGCGCTGCTCGTGATGCTGAGCATCGGCCTGCCGCTCACATACATGGACGAGCCGACGGATGCGTTACCGTGGCCGGTGAAGCTCGGCTTCATCGGCTGGATCGCCTTCGGCGCGGTACTGCTGGCCGGGCATCGTGCGGCTTCCGTGCGCGCGGCCGTGCACGGGTGGCTCACCGCGACGCTGCGGCGGCTGCCGTCGCTCGCCTATGCCGAAGGGATGGAAGCATCGCTCCTGCTCGGCACGAGCCGCCCGTGGATACTCGCGATCGGCCAGGCCGTTCCGATCGGCATCGCAGCAGCGTATATCGCCGTGCCGAGCGTGTGGCTCTTTTTCTTCACGCTCTTCGGTGCGATAACCGCCGCCGTCACGAGCCATGCGGCGGCGCGAAGCCGCACGCTGTGGCTCCGGGCAGGGCTCACGCGCGCGGAGCTCTTCAGGCGGGTCGAACGAGCGTACTGGCGGTACAACGGCTACGCGCTCGGCGTGTTGCTGGCGTTGCTCGTCGGCTTCGGTGCGTTGTACGAGTATCCGGCGCGCCTCGTGGTTTTCGGTCCGCCGCTGGTGGTGCTCGGTGCGGCGGCGAGCTTCTATCTCGGTATGATCATGACGAAGGGGCTCGGCCTCATCGAAGGCGTGCTGGGGGTGTCGACGATGGGTTTGCTGATGGCGGCGAGCGTCGCGACGGCACGTGCGGACGTCGACATCGCCGTCGTCATCGCGCTCGGAGCCGCGATTGCGCTGCTCGCGCTCGTCTATCGCGCCTGCGCGGCGGCGCGCTGGAATGGGCTCGATTGGATGCTGTGTCGTGGCGAAACCTTTATGCGCGGGCGGGCTGCATGAGCTTCTTTCGCGGGAATTGCGGCGCCGGTCGTTTGCGAAGGGAGTGGTGAACGATTCGCCAAGGAAGCCTCCTGGAGGCTAGGATTGTCATCAGAAAGCCAGCCAAGGACGAGCCGTGAAGAAAATCGGATTCCTGTCGTTCGGGCACTGGTCGCCCTCGCCCCACTCGCAGGTTCGAACGGCGTCGGATTCGCTTCTCCAGTCGATCGAGCTTGCCGTTGCCGCCGAGGAGCTCGGCGCGGACGGCGCATACTTCCGCGTGCACCACTTCGCGCGCCAGCTCGGCTCGCCGTTCCCGCTGCTCGCGGCCGTCGGCGCGCGCACTCGCAGGATCGAGATCGGCACGGCCGTCATCGACATGCGCTACGAGAACCCGCTGTACATGGCGGAGGATGCCGGCGCGGCGGACGTCATCTCGGGCGGGCGGCTGCAGCTCGGCATCAGCCGCGGATCGCCGGAGCAGGTCATCGACGGCTGGCGCTACTTCGGCTACGCGCCGCAAGAGGGCGAGACCGACGCGGACATGGCTCGCCGGCATGCCATGGTGTTCCTCGAGGTGCTGAAGGGGCATGGGTTCGCGCAGCCGAACCCGCGGCCGATGTTCCCGAATCCTCCGGGGCTCTTGCGCGTCGAGCCGTATTCGGAGGGGCTTCGCGAGCGGATCTGGTGGGGCTCGAGCACGAACGACACGGCCCGATGGGCGGCGAAGCTCGGGATGAACCTGCAAAGCTCCACGCTCAAGACCGACGAGACCGGCGAGCCGCTGCACGTGCAGCAGCGCAAGCAGATCGAGGCCTACCGCGAAGCGTGGAAGGAGGCCGGGCACACGCGCGAGCCGCGCGTCTCGGTGAGCCGCAGCATCTTCGCGCTCGTCGACGATCGCGACCGCGCCTATTTCGGGGGCAGGGACGACGACCAGGACACGATCGGCTACATCGACGCGAACACCCGCGCGATCTTCGGCCGCTCGTACGCCGCCGAGCCCGACGTGCTCGTGAAGCAGCTCGCGGAAGACGAGGCGATCGCGGCGGCCGACACGTTGCTGCTCACGGTGCCGAACCAGCTCGGCGTCGAGTACAACGCGC
This genomic window contains:
- a CDS encoding DUF6152 family protein; the protein is MKLQSAALGILAAAVPFFTPAFAHHSQAMFDQSKEILIEGTVARFDWVNPHMYLIVETIGPDGKPALVEGEGLAITQARVDGLRREALQPGTHVVMRANPNRGGWGKQVRILDVTTEDGEIHPFYAASRRNRTLTPAESLEGKWAPSRQALTAAFGAMARFPLTAEARAAQAKMAADGLCFVEPVPFLAALDELRSITIGEDEVVIHFENSGDHVIRTVYMNAEHPADVQPSRHGHSVGWWEGDTLVIDTIAYEPNPSGLGGNVPSSPAKHTVERLSLTDDRLRLRYEITVEDPVYLERPATLTQQWDHRPDLEFSPPSQACDDDVAARYRDHVPE
- a CDS encoding GntR family transcriptional regulator; protein product: MFTLKPHSGVPIYRQLLEQIRRMVASGQLEPGTELPSIRELALKHTINPMTVSKVYTLLEAEGVLERHRGKPMTVAAQRKSQVPLAARLKQLDPQLDALVLAARQLEIGVEEAVEALKAKWEVNDDRAARSRARPKQVL
- a CDS encoding ABC transporter ATP-binding protein, with product MTGQHVAARGLSKSFSGKAVLEDVSFEIEPGDVVGVLGKNGAGKTTLLELILGFTPASAGTVTVFGHESYRMPASVKARVGFVPQQDELVNQLTAADQVRVIRSFYEHWDDELIGRLMAKWEIDPAERIKRMSIGQRQKLSILLALGHRPDLLLLDEPVASLDPIARRHFLEQIVDIAADGTRSVVFSSHIVSDIERLANKIWILKDRRLRWRGDFDDLKDSIVRLHVRSSQPIARSWAIPNALHVEYAEHHATAIVYDWSDDLHDEIARLTGAALEPEPLTLEDIFLELHR
- a CDS encoding LLM class flavin-dependent oxidoreductase, with the protein product MKKIGFLSFGHWSPSPHSQVRTASDSLLQSIELAVAAEELGADGAYFRVHHFARQLGSPFPLLAAVGARTRRIEIGTAVIDMRYENPLYMAEDAGAADVISGGRLQLGISRGSPEQVIDGWRYFGYAPQEGETDADMARRHAMVFLEVLKGHGFAQPNPRPMFPNPPGLLRVEPYSEGLRERIWWGSSTNDTARWAAKLGMNLQSSTLKTDETGEPLHVQQRKQIEAYREAWKEAGHTREPRVSVSRSIFALVDDRDRAYFGGRDDDQDTIGYIDANTRAIFGRSYAAEPDVLVKQLAEDEAIAAADTLLLTVPNQLGVEYNAHVIESILKYVAPELGWR